The genomic region GTGTACCGTTTTGGGAGACTCTGCCAAGACAAAGAGGATAATGGCAGTTAATGGGAGAAGGAGGCGACTGCGATGACTACACAAgtgcttttatttgtcttccggcTTTTTTCCAGAAACTACAAGCACGCTGATGAGCATTCCCTTTGACCGCATCACATGAACCTGCATGTCATTGTTGTAGTTGCTGGCAGTGGAACGAGTACAGCACAAGTCTCTTAATAGGGGAGAAATGAAAGACAACCGCTAACACAGAGTAGATCTTTCATACTTAGcaaaaaatgtgattattttcCACGTTGCACTGTGTTGCACTGCGCTGTAAAGCAACAACAGATGGAAGCAGAGATTGCACTGTACCTCACTCAGTGAGCAGTTATTGCACAGTTCAAGGCCTCCCTGAGTTACAGTGTTGTCCTCAACCACTCGCTGTTACGGTTATGGATCAGTTTTACAAGCATGTGCCGTTATATTTTTATCTTCATAATGAATTCTGCTgggtttgtgttatttttttggtaaaaggaaaaaaaaactgtcgtTCCAAAAGGGTCACTGTAACCTGTAGCTCGCTGACTAAAAGACCAGTGGTGTTTGTTCACCGTTAACACACTCCATGCTGTAATGAGTTAACTACAGCACATTCCACTTTCATACATTCGACAGTGTTACAGAAAATCAGTGTTAATTGACCTTTCATTGGAAAAGCAGATTGGTTCCGGGTCTGTGGGCTGTCttgacttatttttttatagCTAGTGTTTTTATATAAAGTGATGTGATGTCTATTTTAAAACAGAGTTTGTGTAATGGATTATGAAGTTGATCTTGTGTTGCAActactttattttgaagcattACAGAAGGCAGTATTAAAGAAGAGAATAAGATGGAGAAGTcgtgtaaaaaacaaacaaacaaaggaatCTGTTACGAACAAAATGCCTTCATTTCTTCTCATttcatgcattttatttttttttaactttttttgttaGAAGTAAGCATTCTGGTGCATGGTGCTGAAAAAGCAAGTATCCCATCATTGGAGCAGAATGATACCAAACTACTTCCATCATGTGTCGCAGTGACCTGTGTTGTTTATTGAAAGGAAAAAGAGGCAATGCTGCACCAACTACTCTGCGTAGGTAAAcacatcttaaaaaaaacaaacagttttggtGTTAACCTTTTCAGTATATCCAAATGTATGAAGctattttgtagttttgtttcaCTCTTCAGAGTCGATGAATCTCTAAGTGTAATGAAACTGCTAGAACACTGTAACACTGAGAAGAACACATTATTTTGATGGCTTTGTATTACACTGTTGTCAATGTCCAATTATAATGCAATAATAACATCGACATGGCAGTTCTCCTTCTGTGGCTTTTtcctaaaacacaacacagagctCTGGTACATTCAGACATCACACTGGTTTGGTCTGTAAAAGATGTTTATGTAGATCAGATTATTAAACTCTGTGTAAAGGTCCACTTCCCTCTGGacggagctcggagtagagccgctgctcctttgtgttgaaaggggtcagttgaggtggtttgggcatctgatcaggatgcttcctgggtgcctcccgttgGAAGTGttttgggcacgtcccactggtaggaggccccagggcagacccagaacccaggagggattacatatctcatctggcctgggaacgccttggggtcccccaggaggagctgcaaagcattgctggggagagggacatctgggcgctttgctcggcctgctgccccagcgaACCAGCCCGAATAATcagatgaagatggatggatggatggatggatggatggatggatggatggatggatggagaaatatccagtgtgtatgatttagggggatttagtggcatctagtggtgaggattgcagattgcaaccagctgaaacttctcctggttaggattccttcagtctTCGTTGTCCAGTAGGTGTTTACTGGTGGCCAAATTATACAAAGTGGTCTCTTCCGCTTCAAAACAAACGGATGAGCTGATTTGAACTGGTACAAATGCTGAAtagagcagtttcacattaaaaataagtgtttctcCTTGTTCAGCACGGTGCAGACGGGCCACAAGCCCACCACCTGCAAATGGTGCTCACATTTTCTCTCTAATAACTTCAGATCTGGACATTTAGGAGGTGGGCAAAAAAATGCAGATGGCTCTATCTAAAACCAGTGTCtgttctggactactgtagagAAATGGCAGTGCAAAATGACGatctctgtggatgaggacccgctccccaTGCAGATATAACCAGCTCATTCTgcggtaacgaaaacacaattattcttattttcaggtgattatacactaaagaaaacatactaattatattgtaatccacttctgccaatatatccccgtAAATCCTACACCTAAGTCCTCCTTTAAAAAGGAGAGACAGTGCTGCAATCTGCTGGAGTGTTTTCCAGCATTGACAGAAACCACCcgttggtgtgtttgtgtttcttctcACTCCTGTGTCCTCCTGAAATATATATGACATCTAACTAGAGATCACTCTGAGTGTCAGCAGGCCATCAGAGGTAGCGTAACGAGATACACGTTAGTAAACTTGATAGTGCTGGTCAAGCTCAGTGGGGTCATCTCAAGGCCTGTGCCCCAGTTCAACACTAAATACCTTTTGCAGGAAAGTTTGTGCAGCTGTTTTGAATTCTGCTCACCTTCTTGTGTCTTACTTCTACACCTcctgcatttgttgttttttttccactaaaaAAACTGACAGAAAACTTCAAGCAACATTTTTCCATAAAGAAGGAAATGTCATCTTTTTGACTCAGCTGGAGTCTGCCCTGTTTGACAGAGCAGAGAACCAGATGAGGGGTGGTGACACGTCCTGTATTTACTACAAGTGAAGCAAACCTGTTTTTCAAGTCCCTGTTGATCTATAACCCTGGTTGCTCATAAATTGTGTCCAGATTGCCCTGTGGACTCACACAGAAGCCAGAGAGGAGCACTGCTTCTTCCTAACTGCTCTTTCTGAAACAGCTGCAGCTATAAAAGCAGCCCCCCGTCAACAGGAACTCGCCATGGCGCTGCGCCCACGTGCTTCCTCTCAGCCTGGAAAACTTTCTTTCTTCCAGAGTCCCAAGTTGGCTTCTGCCCTTCGACCGCGGGCTGTTTCTTCGCGCTCGGGCTCCATGCTGGAAGAGGAGCTGTCTTGTCCTGTCTGTTGTGAGATCTTCAAGGAGCCCGTGGTGCTCAAGTGCAGCCACAGCTTCTGCCGAGACTGCCTGCAGCAGTTCTGGAACAAGAAGAAGGCCAGGCGCGAGTGTCCCGTGTGCAGGAGGAAGTGCTCCCTGACAGAGCCCACGGTCAGCCTGGCGCTGAAGAACGTGGCCGACACCTTCCTAAGGGAGCAGAATCGCAGGGCGGCCACAGCTGGAACAGGGGAAGGGGCCGACGGGACAGGAGGGCAAGACGGGATAGGGATAGTGGAGGTGGAGTGCGCCACACATGGGGAAGTTCTCAAGCTCTTCTGTTTGGATGACTTTGAAGTCCTCTGCTGTATATGTCACACCTCTAAGAAGCACCAGGGACACCGAGTCTGCCCCATAGACGAGGCAGCTCAGGACCTTAAGGTAATGTGTTCTTGCTTTGTCTGTTATGCTTTTAAACACTCATGTCTTCAATCATTGTTAGAAATTCACTGAAGGCTTTAATCCATTTGTAAACCAAATTCCACACCACTGCAGTGAAATTAAGCAAAGTAGTTACATCTGACCTACCTTCTGTGCAAAGTCAGAAAcatcagaaacattttagtCTGTGTCAAACTGATCATTTTCAGCTCCCAAATGTAATTACCCACTACATTTTGTCTGACATTCTGGCACTTTCTCTACCCTCACCGTGTAGGCAGAGCTGAAGAATGATGTGATTCCTCTGAAGAAGAACCTGCGTTGCCTGTATGAAGCCAAGCAGGAGTGTGATGACACAACTGTGCACATCAAGGTATCAATAAACACAGAGTTCCACGAAACAAGAAGGCACCAGCATGACCGCTGACATGCCTGTGACTGAAGTTGAACCACCCACTGTTAGTGTGTAAACATGTCAGTCAAAGTGTTAGAGAAGCCAACCAGTTTGTTTTTAGGGTGCAAGTTATCAAGCTGAGTCTAAGTGTTGTTTGGGCTgaacagtcagagctacaggatgtgctttttactatttatttcaaaaacaagaacacaaaGTTGCAAATATGACACCTTTAGGAGGGGTTTTCGAATTTTGATTGTTTGCTAAACTCAGAACTAGAGGCCCTAAAATTAAGTATATTCAACTgcctgaaaaaatgttggcattgtacatttctccaaaccacagatgtgTTACATATGAACGTTATTATGTtgcagacattttaaaactttacatttctttatattttaacaattctgtggttaacatggttaggtttaggtacaaaaatcACTTgcttatggttaggaaaaaattatgtttttgcttaaaatgCCCACTTTTAGTGGCAATATCTTGGCAAAAAAACGAAGAGATGTAttggtaaaaacaactgcttgcacttacagtttacatccatgtctatgaAAACATGGGTGcgtcacacacattttctcctcGGCAACACAGAAGATCTTTACAATGAGCATGGTTTCAAGACGGACACCCAAGATTGgtgtatctgaccaaatgtctccccgtCTGTTCCTGAGATGACACCGAGTAATGGCCATAAGTGTTTGCAGAACAGTGTCACattgaagttgaccttttggataaaaaaatgtcatcactttatcattatatcctattagaaATTTTGCtgtaattagcatatgaattatttatttatggtggaaaaaatgttttgtcaggtcaccgtgacctttacctttgagtgaagtgggtgtttgtgccaaattttagaAAACTTCCTTAGACAATCTTTATATATTTCATTAACAGGAATGAGATGGACatgaggttacagtgaccttgacctttgaccaccaaattttaatcaggTCATTGCTAaatccaagtgaacatttgtgccaaatttgaagaaattccctaagggtgttcttgaggtatcgcgttcacaagaatgagatggatgcaagatcCACAGTGACCTTTGCCCACCAAAACCTTATAAGTTCATTGTTTTGTCCAAGTGgatgttggtgccaaatttgaagaaatttccccAAGAGAGAGATATTGCTTTctcaagaatgggatggataaATGGACAACCCAAGAACTTAGTACCTACAGCTATCGCCAACGTGAAGgcataaaaacaactgctttttgtgacactattctcctgagacctgaacttttgtttggtatgcatttttaaattctCCTAGCCATTTGGGATCAGTAGTACCCGAAacgtataaaaaactaaacattatcaaagacaattaagtcccaatgtcctcaaattaaACTatgataaagtcccaatgtctccaaacaagtacttcctaattaacagtgtcttagcattactgttgctaaaattagtcaaatttgttgccagaGTGACCttgcagagatggctgccatattgtttttacACAGATTCATGTATTGTACCCTTCCTACCAGTGGATGGCACATAAAAGTGCCCATGAATGTTTTCAGcagtctgcagtggtctgtcagaaatgtacaatgccaacattttcttctggtaacTGAACTGAGGAATACTGTGACAAAATGAGGGAGAAGTGATAAAATCAAACAGGTTTTATCATAGTGATGCTTTTAGAGATAACAAATGCAGGAAAATGGAAACTGCAGGGTTATAGAAGGATATTAtagtgattttctttttgtttacgGCCTTAGACAACATTTAATGTACAAAATATTAAAGACTTGTTTTTTAAGATGTACACAGGTGTGTTAAATCTAAGTAACGGTAATACTCCTCAGAGATGTTAACAGAGGCCAATATATAAGTAGAATATAACAACAGACTACAACTCAGCATCAGTCACATTATTGtgcactcactgtattttcaTGTTAAGCCTTATTTCCATGTTTGCCAGAACCAGACTCAGGCCACAGAAAAGCAGATCAAAGAGGAGTTTGAGCAGCTGCGGGAGTTTCTGCAGAGGGAAGAGACAGCTCGACTGGCTGCCCTGCGgcaggaggatgaggagaagaaagagcTGGTGAAGAAGAAGTCAGAGAGCATCACCAGAGGTATCCTCACCTTCTCTCACGCCGTCATTGCCATTGAGAATGAGATTGCTTCTAGCGATGCTCTCTTCCTGAAGGTAAGTGTTTataccttttttctctgaattCATTTGACCATGCTTACAGTCTGTAaaattctctttctcttttggtTTCAGAATTACGCCAACACAAAGAAAAGGTAACGGTTTTTTAATGTTCTGCATCTGTTCTGTGTACCAGATTGTTTTATGTTGGTAGGCTGATGTGTGTGATTCTCTTCTCACAGAGCACAGATCCCACCGAACAATCCAGAAAAAGTGTCAGGTGCTCTTATAAATGTGGCCGAGCACATCGGTTCCCTCAAGTACCATGTGTGGGAGAAGATGGTGGAGCTGGTCCAGTACAGTAAGCGCTCACTTGActctgtgtgtgatgtttgGAAACATGTCAGATATACTTTTGTGATTCAAGTCAGCGTAGTTCTTTGTAACAGGTGTTAAACatgcagcaacctctggggttGAAGAATGAAATCATGGAAAGtaccaaaacctgcagttcctcatatggccacttgaggcaggctTCAAAAGCAAATCAATCCCCTTAGAGCcgcatgttaaaatgcccaactttatagCAACAATACAaagtgtttacagcctgatacaaaaaaacaaaatgggttTTAGTCACTACAGCTAATTTAtccgttcatgacaactgcacaggaggtgaatttttatataactgtaactaacaaaaaaaaattctagaGACATTGCACAGTCTAGCATGtactaaacaataaaaaaataaaagcaagctATAATAAATAGACAAGCTGAATTGCAGAATTTACATTATTGCACATATCAAGTGTAGATATTGCTGGGAGCAGTGTTGGTTGTATAGTCTGACAACAGCAGGAAGGACCTGAGGTATTTCTCCCTCATTTATCACTGGTGTAGCAGCCGGTCACTGAAGGAGCTGCCCAGTGTTGTCAGAGTGTCCTCCGTGGGGTGGGGCATGTTGTCCAGAAGGGATGATAGCTTGGTCATCATTCTCCTTTCTGCCACCACGTCCACTGGTTCAAGGGAGCATctcaggacagagctggccttctttaTCAGTTTGTTGGGTCTCTTCCTGTTGAgatgctgctgccccagcagaccactccaTAGAAAATGACTGATGCCACCACGGTCAGAAAAGGTCCTCAGGAGTTCTACCTGTACTCCAAAAGACCTCAGTCTCCTTAGCAGATAGAGTCTGCTCTGTCCTCTCTTATACAGTACGTTGATGTTTTCTGTCCAGTCCGGTTTAATGTTAATGAACACCCGGGTACTTGTAAGATATGGTAAAGATATCCACTATGACAGAACACAAGTGATGAATTGATTAAGAGGATTTTTAGATACTTACATGTAAATATTGGAGGGTGAGGATCTTTTAACACCCACGGTTTCAACAATCTTTAAAGAACTCTTCTTTCAACAAAGATTCTTTGGATGAAAAGGTTCATTaagcccagctcagaccagaGATTTGCGATGAGACAAGTTGAAAAGGTAACTACCTGCAATGCACTGTtgtgcaacgttctaaaaacctgctgggtcacaccaatgcaactacaTGAGatagtgtatcatctctatgcaacaactctctgtagtTCCAGCTTGTTAGGcctattttgtggctgaatataatttgtagcttcttaaaatatgaatgaggacagtgatagtgagatactggctacagctgcatttctagtagtgatgaaatggcaaaaaacattaacaaaatgagctttagatggactgtattcatgatAAATATGCCATCATAATATGAATCACCAATGCCAGTCAATTAGTCACtgagaatgagtgtgtgtgagtgagcagggcataagcacatacagcgagcagtaGCACTGACCCACCCTGATTGTGGCTGGAACCTTGGCCCTTCAGCAATAATCCTTTTGGAACCTTTATTCCTAAGAGTAGACATGTCAGTAAAATTTGTTGTACTTTAATAAAGCAGTGTGTCTTGAATTTTAAGAGGAattaattcctttttttttgtctttccctCTTAGCACCCATCACCCTTGACCCCAACACTGCCTACTCCTGGTTGTCCCTCTCCACCGACCTGACCTGTGTCGCCAACAGCGGATGCCTCCAGAAGCTTCCAGACAATCCGGAACGTTTTGGCCACTTTGTGTTCATACTTggctcagagggctttacatcAGGCCGCCACGCCTGGGAGGTAGAGGTGGGCGACAAGGAGGACTGGATGCTTGGGGTGGTCAAGGAGTCCATTGATAGGAAAGGCCGCATATCAGGCTGCCCTGAGGGCGGGTTTTGGATGATCTCGCACTACGAGGGTGAGTACTCGGCCATGACTAGGCCCAGCATCCCGCTGCATCCGCAGGGAGAGCTGACCCGAGTCAGGGTGCAGCTGGACTACGACTCTGGGGAGGTAACCTTTTCCAACCCCATCAGCATGATGCCCATTTACACCTTTAATGATGTCTTCACTGAGACAATGTATCCCTTCTTCTGCCCTGGAGCCAACATCAATGGGAATAACCCCAACCCACTTAAGATCTGCCCTGCAAAGGTGGCTGTGTGGAACAGTGCCACATGGTGATTTAAAAACACCTTACAAAGGACATATTGAAAATTTAAGAAATTACAGAAGTGTGTATTAAATCTTttaagagtgtgtttgtgtgtaaaatgagATACAAGCAACATAATTAAAACTAATGGTTTATTTCACATGGGTTCATTTAGTGACTGACATCATTTTATGAAGCAGTTGTTTAAAACTACCAGGGGACAGTATCGCCCTTGTAATCCAGGAAGGCTCCGTTCTTCTTCTCAGTCAGGGAGGCCATCACACGAAACATCCCCTGCACACTCTCTGGAGCATCAATCTCCCCCTGGTGGTCAGAAACACACAGTGTACATGAAGGCTGGCAAAGGAGGTCAATTCTCCTCACTCTTAGTTAACAGTCTAATGTTTCTACCAACAGACCAGTTGTAGACTTGACAGCATTTTTGAATGTCTACAGAAGCCCAGAGAGGCAAGTGTGGAAAAATTTTTTAATAATGATGATCCATTTTCTAAGTCTGATCTAAATGGTTTTCTCTCTCATTCAAGCAGATCCTTTGGTCTCTAATGATTGGCTAGGGAAAATCGAATCCCCTCTCCCacagaaatcagttaaaatggACGCAATATCAGACTGATGGGAAGCGAGTGAAacaagttgacaattctgtctgataccAGGCAATTTAAGTCTTCCTTTTGGCTAAAGAAGCCAGTGCTAATGGCAGATTAGCGgcaattaaaatacatttcctcATCACATTGTTATTACCTAATTATAttacatactgtaaatacatGTCTCTACAAAATAGTACAACTAGGCTTGCAAAATGCTGATACATAGCTACGCCTGGATTCTCCTCTAATACCCCTTATTTCACCTTAGCGTTATGCTAATGATATGGAGAGCTCTACCTTGCAGTTTGATGGGATTTGTTCCTTAAATAAGTGATCTAATCTCCGCCAGCCGAGCAGCTTACTTCAGctttagcactctgctaacttgaatgtaGATTAAAATGGTATACTGGTACATATTAACTGATTTGTTAACATTTCTTTCTCAATTTAAGTTAATGGGACAAAGTTGGTCTCTAGTGTAGTGCATTGGTAGTGCTTTCCAAACAACGACAATGGCATAAAATGGCTATaccaatcatttaccatccctgttatatggcagctggtCTTGTCCTCTACTCAGAGTGTAAGGAGTTCcaagacctcattgttttcctaatttgcagacattttcatcTGCTGTTCTTTGAGTTAGtcgctaactgctatcagctactttttataTCCACTGCAGTGGCATAACACGTCACCAAAATGTCACACTCCTgctgcccatgatcccgtcctgccaaCTGTCCTGATACAGAAGTCATTTCAGCGCTGTTACTACTTCTCTTCCCAGGTCAGAGGCGAGACTGCAATTGTACCTTTTATGCAGAACAGCGAGGCAGAGTAACAGCGTGAAACCCCTGCCTTAAGAaccagtgtaaaaggggcttgtgtGACTGCAGTCTCAAGGGGGAAATGCTCATGGCCTTGACAGCTTATTTCAATCATGCTTGTAGCATATAAAAAACACCACATGGACATTTTCACAAGATTAAAGTCTTGATTCTCATTGGAGGGCGTCTTTAATAAAGTAAACTATGATTCAGAGTGGACTGGTTCCTCTACATTGTTTGACTGTTTCCCGTATATGAAATCTGCTGACTCACATCCTTTCCACCCATGTCGGTGCGCACCCAGCCAGGGTGCAGCAGAGAAAACAGGATCTCATccttctgcagctcctctgcagCACACAGTGTCAGCATGTTCAAACCTGcctgagaggagaagagagagaggaaatgtAATGGACAGACAGAGCAACTAGGTGATAGGTGATTGAACTTTTCCACTTAACAAATGTAAGATGAGACCTTTGAGTAGCAGGTCACAGTGTTAGCAGGTTGTCACTCACCTTGCTGATGCGGTAGGCGACGGCAGGGAAACTAACGTATGAGTGTTTTACAAATTCCATTGAACCCAAAGTTGAGCTGATGTTGACGACGGCTGCTTTGCTGGTGGACATCCCTGACATCCCACTGGCCTTCGCTGCTGCACGAAGATGAGGCAGGAACTCCTAATGATGACCACCAGAAAGAGAGTCAACAAGAGGAAACTTTCATTGTACACCATTAAAGTTCTGTGTTTGTGGTTGTCCTGTTTCTCACTTTAAAGATGTACATAGGGCCCATGACGTTGGTGTTGAAGGAACTCTGCATGTCCTcggttgtagtttcctgtaggGTAGCTTTGGCAAGGATGCCTGCGTTGTTAATCAGCAGGTTCAGACCAGCCATCCCCAACAGAGAGCCCACCTGCTGGGCACACTGTTTAATGCTACAAAGGTCACTGGcgtctgacagagagagaaagaaagtggAACATCAGCGGTGGTCAGTAGCACACAGTCAGATAAATATCAGAGCTCTGCACTGTTCATAGAGTCGAGGCCTGGACATGGAAACAGGATGAGAGAGCTTGTACCCAGACGGATGATGGAGATGATGTCAGGATGCTTCTTTGCCAGTGTTTGTAAGGCCTGTTAATATACAGAGAAGACACGTTTGTAATTCAGTAAAGAATCCCACACAC from Epinephelus moara isolate mb chromosome 18, YSFRI_EMoa_1.0, whole genome shotgun sequence harbors:
- the trim35-12 gene encoding E3 ubiquitin-protein ligase TRIM35, with amino-acid sequence MALRPRASSQPGKLSFFQSPKLASALRPRAVSSRSGSMLEEELSCPVCCEIFKEPVVLKCSHSFCRDCLQQFWNKKKARRECPVCRRKCSLTEPTVSLALKNVADTFLREQNRRAATAGTGEGADGTGGQDGIGIVEVECATHGEVLKLFCLDDFEVLCCICHTSKKHQGHRVCPIDEAAQDLKAELKNDVIPLKKNLRCLYEAKQECDDTTVHIKNQTQATEKQIKEEFEQLREFLQREETARLAALRQEDEEKKELVKKKSESITRGILTFSHAVIAIENEIASSDALFLKNYANTKKRAQIPPNNPEKVSGALINVAEHIGSLKYHVWEKMVELVQYTPITLDPNTAYSWLSLSTDLTCVANSGCLQKLPDNPERFGHFVFILGSEGFTSGRHAWEVEVGDKEDWMLGVVKESIDRKGRISGCPEGGFWMISHYEGEYSAMTRPSIPLHPQGELTRVRVQLDYDSGEVTFSNPISMMPIYTFNDVFTETMYPFFCPGANINGNNPNPLKICPAKVAVWNSATW
- the LOC126405241 gene encoding C-factor-like → MAAKPVSVLITGANRGLGLEMVKQMVESPRPLRKLFACCRDPDGPRAEALQTLAKKHPDIISIIRLDASDLCSIKQCAQQVGSLLGMAGLNLLINNAGILAKATLQETTTEDMQSSFNTNVMGPMYIFKEFLPHLRAAAKASGMSGMSTSKAAVVNISSTLGSMEFVKHSYVSFPAVAYRISKAGLNMLTLCAAEELQKDEILFSLLHPGWVRTDMGGKDGEIDAPESVQGMFRVMASLTEKKNGAFLDYKGDTVPW